ctagtctaatcagtagcatcgtacttggagttatcatctctgagacaggattatttatcagctttttctggggagtatatactacgagttggactactggtttagatcttgaaggtctttgtttaccggatccaagttctcttgtgcttttcatgaccatcatgttaagtgcattagcagagcatagttaagatgataactattgtggatatagaaccaattgaacaccatgtattaatataacaaagataatcagggtaatctggtatccttcttggcataacgttgaaaccaagtatatgcataggatgaaaattaataagatactacctaagaagactacaaaccagatgcttaaatatggagaagcaccggtatttacatggaatagatttacagtatctccgaacatatctctgctatagaagataaagccacatatagtagctagtactgcaccaagagataatacgaaatggaaatgagctacaatatagtatgtatcatgtaggggcaatatccataccagcgttacccataactacacctgtagtaccacctagagtaaacaataggataaaactaagagcagcccatagatctacagttctgtgtagttgtatggctagccatataggtacctaaccagttgaaaatcttagtaccggtaggaattgcaatcataatagtcatagcagagaaataagctctggtatctacctctagaccgactgtcatcatatgatgtgcccatactaaggaacctagaatagaaatacaacccatagctaagatcatagattgtccaccgaagacagatctagcagcatacatagataatgtctgcgagactacaccaaaagcaggtaaaattagaatgtatacctctggatgtccgaagaaccagaatagatgttgataaagtacactatcaccagaatacatagaatcataaaattcagtgtttacgtgtagatcaagaaggatcataactaatccaccagtaagaataggtagagtgaagactaacataagggcagtaaatatgatagcccagatatatagaaatagttcttagcaccagcattagaacccatgaagacgcaagtaccaaggaaaatagaacttaaaatatactaattcctagtactagacctccgataatccaatcagttgcctctggatttaacaccatcaagctagtacttagtggaggataaCATTGtcaaccaagaccactaccaaactcggaacaaatactttgatTTAcacacagaacctaatggtactagaaaataggagatcgcgttagttcttgggaaacgacttccgaaccaccaatatatattggtacaaagaagttaccatatcctccgtacaacactcagctagttattgagagacactcacgagcccaaaaaccatacttcgtaatctcaatggtttgtgatagaaccataacacaatgatctttacacagttcaaccctgtattataaaatccagtagactcatgtccttgtcgtttatataaatctattaatgcttgtcaagttccttgtatctagtgttgatgtacaacagacgctctccttgttccactacctaaccataatctattgttccagatattaaggaatgtacgcttcatataactacacaacgttatgccaagaaggataccagattaccctgattatctttgttatattaatacatggtgttcaattggttctatatccacaatagttatcatcttaactatgctctgctaatgcacttaacatgatggtcatgaaaagcacaagagaacttggatccggtaaacaaagaccttcaagatctaaaccagtagtccaactcgtagtatatactccccagaaaaagctgataaataatcctgtctcagagatgataactccaagtacgatgctactgattagactagcatctgagtagtagttttctctcctgttaagatgagtgagaacaagaatccatatattacgctAGAACAtaccgatgtggaataatcttaatgtagtaggatattgaaatccaacactttagctgtcttaagcagtccagtggggtgtggtgtactgcaatcataaagaacttggttgtctgtattctcataaccggagtcatcttcagtattctaggaactataatgtctttgtttattcgatttgagttatacagttctggatcgcggatcattgtacagagacgatagctacataatgtgataataacgatacatggcctagctatgatctttattTCTTAATGCcgctttgtacggaggatatggtaacttctttgtaccaattatattggtggttcggaagtcgttttcccaaaactaacgcgatctcctattttctagtaccattagtgaactctttggtctgatcctaagtacgcagtgagctaactagatacaaggaacttgacaagcattaatagatttatataaacgacaaggacatgagtctactggattttataatacagggttgaactgtgggttagtttcaatgcccaaggcagagcactggattggatacccagggaactgtgctcccattaataagaatcatattctaagtcaccaggcatgcaataccaatcagataacaactgaagctagactccatgttacacttactaaaatgggattcctaggttgatataaactacctttttctggggagtatatactacgagttggactactggtttagatcttgaaggtctttgtttaccggatccaagttctcttgtgcttttcatgaccatcatgttaagtgcattaagtatagtggtatccagcgtatatttgaaaaaccaacatttgtatacaagctgtacgaatatcatgacattcactttggtagtcgccttcttaatgttagtctgtacggaatacttaggactatctctttatattaatgataatgcatttggtaatggacttttcatcttaactggtatacattttagccatgttattgttggagctatccttgtattcttcactcaaagtatctatagttctttagttacttacatgcctacaagctctataatgctaagcaaatctaaaggtatgttatgcaagatctttacagaaccattcactattttatatctacactttgtagaaaccatgtggatattaatccacattacattctatctctaaatcatataacggtcgtaaggtacgccggggataacaggtcagataatattgggagttctaatcctcggattgtatcagcacctccatgtcggctcattactcccttgttattgaacaagattcagttaggaacgctagttcaccgtcagatgtaatacgtgagctgggttaagaacgtctggagacagtttgttccctatctaccatattatctaattggtttaattttcttacaaacggcttttggtttgattgaattatcgcacccagataactccataccagtgaaccggtttgtaactccgcttcatatcgtacctgaatggtactttttagcatattatgcggtttaaaagtaatcccatccaaaaccggtggtttgttagtatttatgtcctctctcattaacttagctcttttatctgaaattcgagctttgaatactcgaatgttgatacgacaacattttatgactcgaaatgtagtcagtggatgggtaattatttgggtatacagtatgatcttcttgattattattggtagtgctattccacaagcgacttatatcttatatggtagattagctactatcgtatatcttactaccggattggttctatgcttatactaaatcaatagttataatgactacagcttccaagcaaacatgattaccgtgatattgaaatccaacacttttagctgtcttaagcagtccagtggggtggtggtgtactgcaatcataaagaacttggttgtctgtatctcataaccggagtcatcttcagtattctaggaactataatgtctttgtttattcgatttgagttatacagttctggatcgcggatcatttgtacagagacgatagctacttataatgtgataataacgatacatggcctagctatgatctttatgttcttaatgcctgctttgtacggaggatatggtaacttctttgtaccaatatattattggtggttcggaagtcgttttcccaagaactaacgcgatctcctattttctagtaccattagtgaactctttttggtctgatcc
The sequence above is drawn from the Besnoitia besnoiti strain Bb-Ger1 chromosome Unknown contig00153, whole genome shotgun sequence genome and encodes:
- a CDS encoding uncharacterized protein (encoded by transcript BESB_029610), encoding MIAVHHHPTGLLKTAKSVGFQYPTTLRLFHIGYVLGVIYGFLFSLILTARENYYSDASLISSIVLGVIISETGLFISFFWGVYTTSWTTGLDLEGLCLPDPSSLVLFMTIMLSALAEHS
- a CDS encoding cytochrome c oxidase subunit iii subfamily protein (encoded by transcript BESB_029620), with product MTIMLSALSIVVSSVYLKNQHLYTSCTNIMTFTLVVAFLMLVCTEYLGLSLYINDNAFGNGLFILTGIHFSHVIVGAILVFFTQSIYSSLVTYMPTSSIMLSKSKGMLCKIFTEPFTILYLHFVETMWILIHITFYL